Proteins co-encoded in one Campylobacter concisus genomic window:
- a CDS encoding 2,3,4,5-tetrahydropyridine-2,6-carboxylate N-succinyltransferase has protein sequence MSKEFKDANEFKEFFEEFRKKDGYKDPVAFGIARVDRGQKNSDKILQASYAVVNYKESFLSAAAFIYALQKCDVEVDFSASEFVTDLTPKVAKKASKLFSVFEKDIKSHKNVENLHAVKMAFEDDLELNENKFKLVFLFDDAKPLSVEAVYLKLYLISLGKVAPRTIVLDGAFGVLPNVAWTSQNIPIELEWLRENEISLKMFGEYPAIVSVDKFPRFLSHIIPADNTRILDAAKVRMGAAVHPGTVVMPGAAYINFNAGTTGGVMVEGRVSSSVVVGEGSDVGGGASILGVLSGTNGNPVSIGKHCLLGANSVTGVPLGDNCIVDAGIAVLEGTKVYISASEREKLAKINPSFKFEAEIYKALELGGLNGLHFRQNSQTGQITASASKRAIKLNEALH, from the coding sequence ATGTCTAAAGAGTTTAAAGACGCAAACGAATTTAAGGAATTTTTTGAAGAATTTAGAAAAAAAGATGGCTACAAAGATCCAGTTGCTTTTGGCATCGCAAGAGTCGATCGCGGACAAAAAAATAGTGACAAAATTTTGCAAGCAAGTTACGCCGTTGTAAATTATAAAGAGAGCTTTTTAAGCGCAGCTGCCTTTATCTACGCTTTGCAAAAGTGTGATGTTGAGGTTGATTTTAGTGCATCCGAGTTCGTGACTGATCTCACGCCAAAGGTAGCAAAAAAGGCTAGCAAGCTCTTTAGCGTCTTTGAAAAAGATATAAAATCGCATAAAAATGTGGAGAATTTACACGCTGTGAAGATGGCATTTGAGGATGATCTTGAGCTAAATGAGAATAAATTTAAGCTTGTATTTTTGTTCGATGACGCAAAGCCACTTAGCGTAGAGGCTGTCTATCTCAAGCTCTACTTGATCTCGCTTGGCAAGGTCGCACCTAGGACGATCGTACTTGATGGAGCCTTTGGAGTACTACCAAATGTCGCATGGACTAGCCAAAATATCCCGATCGAGCTTGAGTGGCTAAGAGAAAATGAAATTTCTCTAAAGATGTTTGGCGAGTATCCAGCGATCGTGAGCGTGGATAAATTCCCAAGATTTCTAAGTCACATCATCCCAGCTGATAACACGAGAATTTTAGACGCTGCCAAAGTCCGCATGGGCGCTGCTGTGCATCCTGGCACGGTCGTCATGCCAGGCGCTGCTTATATCAACTTTAACGCAGGCACGACTGGTGGTGTGATGGTTGAGGGCAGGGTTAGCAGCTCTGTCGTCGTGGGCGAGGGCAGCGACGTTGGCGGCGGAGCTAGCATACTTGGCGTACTAAGTGGCACGAACGGCAACCCTGTAAGCATCGGCAAACACTGCTTGCTTGGCGCAAACTCAGTTACTGGCGTGCCACTGGGCGATAACTGCATCGTGGATGCTGGCATAGCGGTGCTCGAGGGCACAAAGGTCTATATCTCGGCCAGCGAGCGCGAAAAACTAGCTAAGATAAATCCTAGCTTTAAATTTGAAGCTGAAATTTACAAAGCGCTTGAGCTTGGCGGTCTAAATGGACTTCATTTTAGACAAAATAGCCAAACAGGTCAGATCACTGCAAGTGCGAGCAAAAGGGCGATCAAGCTAAATGAGGCACTTCATTAA
- a CDS encoding YagU family protein: MSNLATKPKFALAALIGLIAGVVSAFVKWGAEVPLPPRSPMDMFNAACGPESAIRAADAIDCSRNFLNPPYVFLRDYVSITDPNAAIYEFAGHAFNYVMLTHIIFSVVFAVGYCVVAEKFPKITMWQGVMAGILATIAVHGISLPLLGLTPPLWTLPWYEYVSEFVGHMVWFWSIEIIRHDLRARITKEKDPSDCCNA, encoded by the coding sequence ATGTCAAATTTAGCTACCAAACCAAAATTTGCCTTAGCTGCGCTGATCGGTTTAATCGCTGGCGTAGTTTCAGCTTTTGTTAAGTGGGGCGCAGAAGTGCCGCTTCCACCAAGAAGCCCTATGGATATGTTTAACGCTGCTTGCGGACCAGAAAGTGCCATCAGAGCGGCTGATGCGATCGACTGCTCGAGAAATTTTCTAAATCCCCCTTATGTGTTTTTAAGAGATTATGTCAGTATCACCGATCCAAACGCCGCTATATACGAGTTTGCGGGGCATGCATTTAACTACGTGATGCTAACGCACATCATCTTCTCAGTCGTCTTTGCCGTTGGCTACTGCGTCGTGGCTGAGAAATTTCCAAAGATCACGATGTGGCAAGGCGTGATGGCTGGTATCTTAGCAACTATCGCAGTTCATGGTATCTCACTGCCGCTTCTTGGCCTCACTCCGCCACTTTGGACACTTCCTTGGTATGAGTATGTCTCTGAGTTTGTGGGTCACATGGTCTGGTTTTGGTCGATAGAGATCATCCGCCACGACCTAAGAGCTAGGATCACAAAAGAAAAAGATCCAAGCGACTGCTGCAACGCTTAG